One region of Pleuronectes platessa chromosome 18, fPlePla1.1, whole genome shotgun sequence genomic DNA includes:
- the sgo1 gene encoding shugoshin 1, with protein sequence MARERAQKKSFQQSLEDIKEKMKEKRNKRLASASAPSRGRPRTIHKSSGAMSANTILIGVQENNKSLAVALQSEKDKVRQANALILQLKREQQALFLHLLLLKRKLKEREALMASASETKAANVSVERQHHRNSARRKRTSENLDEPVECKASPISAEPQTSGCDKQLTLPSSVVVRRGHTDRRNNRRSEHVQEQRLLSGGDATAGLEALIASPILAEDKNSNQPLPALESELADLIDTEEFQHSTPEQVPPKKSNQKQPNRKQAQQQPRPKPEAPAQKAERGRRPERAQLKKPWDKPKPRARSKSRDRSATRSKAAPPSQGNKLNTSLGFNDTFDFDCEETVHVAPFRAKAEDSQPATPTGEEAPQREQAQTGASPDPSILNESSSSSPSSESEDSLYVPQKTRRRQTSLGKTKAITTRRGRPRKKENIPPNKEISVFRDEESGPTTAEPEEKEAHLSHCLDSSFSNSPNPEEMEQETHQEPHREMVEEDCLLAVSPLVEAEMMRIDNVLHNFRDSTSDAPPLLPHLTPQRIKTCKRRGLGVRTAGRGLSLCDVTNMSPAAYRKYPSDGRCSTPVPARKRRCTMVVDYKEPSLNGKLRRGDKFTDLQFLRSPIFKGKTDRRSVQNPRSSVSGKQPFEKYNESFVGCR encoded by the exons ATGGCGAGAGAACGGGCCCAGAAGAAGTCCTTCCAGCAGAGTCTGGAGGACATcaaggagaagatgaaggagaagaggaacaaACGGCTGGCCAGTGCCTCGGCTCCCAGCAGAGGAAGACCCAGGACCATTCATAAAAGCAGCG GGGCTATGTCCGCAAACACCATCCTGATCGGTGTCCAGGAGAACAACAAGTCGCTGGCCGTAGCCCTGCAGTCTGAAAAGGACAAAGTGAGACAAGCCAACGCACTGATCCTGCAGCTGAAACGAGAGCAGCAGGCGCTGTTccttcacctgctgctgctcaagaGGAAGCTCAAGGAGCGGGAAGCCCTGATGGCGAGCGCTTCAGAG ACAAAAGCTGCAAACGTCTCAGTTGAACGTCAGCACCACAGGAATTCAGCAAG GAGAAAGCGGACCAGCGAGAACCTCGATGAGCCCGTTGAGTGCAAAGCTTCACCAATAAGTGCAG AGCCCCAGACCTCTGGATGTGACAAGCAGCTTACTTTGCCATCCTCGGTGGTTGTACGGCGTGGACACACCGACAGGAGAAACAACAGGAGGTCTGAGCATGTGCAGGAACAGAGGCTGTTGAGTGGGGGCGACGCCACAGCAGGGCTAGAGGCTTTAATAGCAAGTCCTATTCTGGCTGAGGATAAAAATTCAAATCAGCCGCTGCCAGCACTGGAATCAGAACTCGCAGATCTCATTGACACTGAAGAGTTTCAGCACTCTACCCCTGAACAAGTCCCGCCTAAAAAAAGCAACCAAAAGCAGCCCAACAGGAAACAAGCCCAGCAGCAGCCCCGCCCCAAACCAGAGGCGCCTGCCCAGAAAGCTGAGAGAGGCCGCAGACCAGAACGCGCCCAGTTAAAGAAGCCATGGGACAAACCCAAACCCAGAGCCCGCTCCAAGAGTCGGGACCGTTCAGCCACACGTTCCAAAGCagcacctccatcacagggcaaCAAGCTCAACACGTCGCTGGGCTTTAATGACACGTTTGACTTTGACTGTGAAGAGACGGTACACGTCGCGCCGTTCAGGGCGAAGGCTGAGGACAGTCAGCCGGCCACACCAACCGGCGAAGAGGCGCCGCAAAGAGAACAGGCCCAAACCGGTGCGTCACCTGACCCCTCCATACTGAATGAGTCAAGCTCGTCTTCACCATCATCTGAATCAGAGGACAGCCTTTATGTTCCTCAAAAAACCAGGAGGAGGCAGACTTCACTGGGAAAGACCAAAGCGATCACCACTCGTAGAGGTCGgcccagaaaaaaagaaaacatccctCCAAACAAGGAGATCTCTG TCTTTAGAGATGAGGAGTCAGGTCCAACGACTGCAGAGCCTGAAGAGAAAGAAGCTCATCTGTCTCACTGCCTCGATTCCAGCTTCTCTAACAGCCCGAACCCCGAGGAGATGGAACAGGAAACTCACCAAG AGCCTCACAGGGAGATGGTGGAGGAGGATTGTTTGCTGGCTGTCAGCCCTCTGGTTGAAGCTGAGATGATGAGAATAGACAACGTCCTGCACAACTTCAGAGATTCCACCAGCGACGCTCCTCCTCTCTTACCTCATCTAACACCTCAGCGGATCAAGACGTGCAAGAGAC GTGGGCTTGGTGTAAGGACAGCAGGGCGGGGCTTGAGTCTGTGTGATGTGACCAATATGTCCCCTGCAGCCTACCGCAAGTACCCGTCTGACGGCAGATGCTCCACTCCCGTTCCCGCTCGCAAGCGGCGCTGCACCATGGTGGTGGACTACAAGGAGCCCTCGCTGAACGG GAAACTTCGGCGAGGAGACAAGTTCACAGACCTGCAGTTCCTCCGTTCTCCTATATTCAAGGGGAAGACTGACCGCAGGTCTGTGCAGAACCCGAGGAGCTCCGTGAGCGGCAAGCAGCCGTTTGAGAAATACAACGAGTCGTTCGTCGGCTGCCGCTGA